In the genome of Palaemon carinicauda isolate YSFRI2023 chromosome 13, ASM3689809v2, whole genome shotgun sequence, one region contains:
- the LOC137652484 gene encoding surfeit locus protein 6 homolog isoform X1 → MGISIMTEDVLESSPPSNTIIEPVMSEKTINSDEFRKPLSKKKTEKAAKRKLDSVNDKDAAHIEQKKKKKPDKAKKKKQNKGENEDATESVDSGCIADISGDVTDWPQVESAVLEERNYVLSLLSWLPNFEWVVPDLKKPKPATEESSKDESESSGKATSNKKKGEFVGTKAKLREFLNETDEIDSLRDRYTSMLQELRKGRKDKKKEGKLQRKLKNLNRRNKKNTNRQRKLEQAEIFEKKHQIVEKKKKAMLQKKIFNEKGKLVFSKFDFSSGTNINSTKAKNLELKVAKALKEREMRKQMEMEGDFKGAAELKEVEAWSGALQRADGVKVRDDLELLQKSLKKKEHRKKISKKRWEERTAAVEKKMMDKQTKRTENLKARRDAKVEKKFKKMKGKGHVVPGF, encoded by the exons ATGG gtaTTAGTATAATGACAGAGGATGTTTTGGAGTCTTCACCGCCCAGTAATACCATCATAGAGCCAGTGATGAGTGAAAAGACTATTAATAGTGATGAATTTCGCAAGCCTCTTTCTAAGAAGAAAACTGAAAAGGCTGCAAAACGCAAATTAGATTCAGTGAATGATAAAGATGCAGCGCATATcgaacaaaaaaagaagaaaaagccagataaagctaaaaagaaaaagcaaaacaaaggtGAAAATGAGGATGCAACTGAAAGTGTTGACAGTGGCTGTATAGCAGATATTTCTGGTGATGTAACAGATTGGCCTCAG GTTGAATCGGCAGTATTAGAGGAAAGAAATTACGTTCTTAGTTTGCTAAGTTGGCTTCCAAATTTTGAATGGGTAGTTCCAGACTTAAAGAAACCTAAACCGGCCACGGAAGAATCTTCTAAAG ATGAGAGTGAGAGTAGTGGCAAAGCAACGTCTAATAAAAAAAAGGGTGAATTTGTTGGGACAAAAGCAAAATTGCGAG AGTTTTTGAATGAAACTGATGAAATAGACAGTCTACGGGACAGATATACTTCAATGTTACAAGAATTACGAA AGggcagaaaagacaaaaagaaagaagGGAAATTGCAAAGAAAGCTGAAGAACCTAAATAGAAGAAATAAGAAGAATACAAATCGACAAAGAAAGTTAGAACAGGCTGAAATatttgaaaagaagcatcaaattgtagaaaagaagaagaaag ctatgctacagaaaaaaatatttaatgagaaagGAAAGCTGGTTTTCAGTAAATTTGATTTTTCAAGTGGCACTAATATTAATTCAACAAAGGCGAAGAATCTTGAACTTAAGGTTGCTAAAGCTCTGAAAGAAAGGGAAATG AGAAAACAGATGGAGATGGAAGGTGACTTCAAAGGAGCGGCTGAGTTAAAAGAAGTTGAGGCTTGGTCTGGTGCTCTGCAGAGGGCTGATGGTGTTAAG gTACGAGATGATCTAGAATTACTCCAGAAATCTCTAAAAAAGAAAGAACATCGCAAGAAGATAAGTAAAAAGCGATGGGAAGAACGCACAGCAGCAGTTGAAAAGAAAATGATGGACAAGCAGACAAAACGAACGGAGAATTTGAAAGCAAGAAGAGATGCTAAAGTTGAAAAGAAATTCAAGAAAATGAAAGGGAAAGGCCATGTTGTTCCGGGATTTTAA
- the LOC137652484 gene encoding surfeit locus protein 6 homolog isoform X2: MTEDVLESSPPSNTIIEPVMSEKTINSDEFRKPLSKKKTEKAAKRKLDSVNDKDAAHIEQKKKKKPDKAKKKKQNKGENEDATESVDSGCIADISGDVTDWPQVESAVLEERNYVLSLLSWLPNFEWVVPDLKKPKPATEESSKDESESSGKATSNKKKGEFVGTKAKLREFLNETDEIDSLRDRYTSMLQELRKGRKDKKKEGKLQRKLKNLNRRNKKNTNRQRKLEQAEIFEKKHQIVEKKKKAMLQKKIFNEKGKLVFSKFDFSSGTNINSTKAKNLELKVAKALKEREMRKQMEMEGDFKGAAELKEVEAWSGALQRADGVKVRDDLELLQKSLKKKEHRKKISKKRWEERTAAVEKKMMDKQTKRTENLKARRDAKVEKKFKKMKGKGHVVPGF, from the exons ATGACAGAGGATGTTTTGGAGTCTTCACCGCCCAGTAATACCATCATAGAGCCAGTGATGAGTGAAAAGACTATTAATAGTGATGAATTTCGCAAGCCTCTTTCTAAGAAGAAAACTGAAAAGGCTGCAAAACGCAAATTAGATTCAGTGAATGATAAAGATGCAGCGCATATcgaacaaaaaaagaagaaaaagccagataaagctaaaaagaaaaagcaaaacaaaggtGAAAATGAGGATGCAACTGAAAGTGTTGACAGTGGCTGTATAGCAGATATTTCTGGTGATGTAACAGATTGGCCTCAG GTTGAATCGGCAGTATTAGAGGAAAGAAATTACGTTCTTAGTTTGCTAAGTTGGCTTCCAAATTTTGAATGGGTAGTTCCAGACTTAAAGAAACCTAAACCGGCCACGGAAGAATCTTCTAAAG ATGAGAGTGAGAGTAGTGGCAAAGCAACGTCTAATAAAAAAAAGGGTGAATTTGTTGGGACAAAAGCAAAATTGCGAG AGTTTTTGAATGAAACTGATGAAATAGACAGTCTACGGGACAGATATACTTCAATGTTACAAGAATTACGAA AGggcagaaaagacaaaaagaaagaagGGAAATTGCAAAGAAAGCTGAAGAACCTAAATAGAAGAAATAAGAAGAATACAAATCGACAAAGAAAGTTAGAACAGGCTGAAATatttgaaaagaagcatcaaattgtagaaaagaagaagaaag ctatgctacagaaaaaaatatttaatgagaaagGAAAGCTGGTTTTCAGTAAATTTGATTTTTCAAGTGGCACTAATATTAATTCAACAAAGGCGAAGAATCTTGAACTTAAGGTTGCTAAAGCTCTGAAAGAAAGGGAAATG AGAAAACAGATGGAGATGGAAGGTGACTTCAAAGGAGCGGCTGAGTTAAAAGAAGTTGAGGCTTGGTCTGGTGCTCTGCAGAGGGCTGATGGTGTTAAG gTACGAGATGATCTAGAATTACTCCAGAAATCTCTAAAAAAGAAAGAACATCGCAAGAAGATAAGTAAAAAGCGATGGGAAGAACGCACAGCAGCAGTTGAAAAGAAAATGATGGACAAGCAGACAAAACGAACGGAGAATTTGAAAGCAAGAAGAGATGCTAAAGTTGAAAAGAAATTCAAGAAAATGAAAGGGAAAGGCCATGTTGTTCCGGGATTTTAA